One segment of Strix aluco isolate bStrAlu1 chromosome 4, bStrAlu1.hap1, whole genome shotgun sequence DNA contains the following:
- the RHOH gene encoding rho-related GTP-binding protein RhoH yields MLDSVKCVLVGDSAVGKTSLLVRFTSETFPDDYRPTVYENTGVDVFMDGVQISLGLWDTSGSDAFKGIRPLSYQQADVVLMCYSVANHNSFLNLRNKWIGEIRSHLPRIPVLVVATQTDQRETGPYHSSCISSIDGKRLAQDVRAKGYLECSALSNRGVQQVFEYAVRTAVNQAKRQNRRKLFSINECKIF; encoded by the coding sequence ATGCTGGATTCAGTCAAGTGTGTCCTGGTGGGAGACTCTGCGGTGGGGAAAACATCTCTCTTGGTACGTTTCACCTCTGAGACTTTTCCAGATGACTACAGACCCACTGTATACGAAAATACTGGAGTGGACGTCTTCATGGATGGTGTACAGATTAGCCTAGGTCTTTGGGACACATCTGGCAGTGATGCTTTCAAAGGCATTCGCCCCCTCTCTTACCAACAGGCAGATGTGGTATTAATGTGCTACTCGGTGGCAAACCACAATTCCTTTCTGAACCTGAGGAACAAATGGATCGGCGAGATCCGCAGCCATTTGCCTCGCATCCCTGTTTTGGTAGTGGCTACTCAGACTGACCAGCGTGAGACAGGGCCCTACCATTCCTCTTGCATCAGCTCGATAGATGGGAAGCGGCTTGCCCAGGACGTGCGAGCCAAAGGCTATTTGGAGTGCTCTGCCCTCAGCAACCGGGGTGTGCAGCAGGTGTTTGAGTACGCCGTGCGGACAGCAGTCAATCAAGCCAAAAGGCAGAACAGGCGGAAGCTCTTCTCCATTAACGAGTGCAAGATCTTTTGA